A single region of the Lysinibacillus sp. B2A1 genome encodes:
- a CDS encoding MFS transporter has translation MSESINKKVLLTVLILGCFLSTLNQTLLNVALSNLMAVFSVSATTVQWLSTGFMLVNGVLVPITAYLMKRFSTRQLFISSMLFLLIGSIFCAVAPNFATLLIGRMIQAIGAGIIMPLLMSIVMFIFPPERRGSMMGLIGLAMIFAPAIAPTFAGFIIDYYSWRWLFIGLIPFVVIIIFMAWKYLINVSETAKTKLDIVSVILSTIGFGLILYGFSNAGSHGWDDKVVIVSIIVGIVTIAIFCLRQIKSSDPLLNLSVFQNKVFTLTSIINMIVTMMMYADMILLPIYLQNGRGFTALDAGLLLLPGALVNAFMSPVTGKMYDRFGARPLFIIGLIFIIPSMWVVTDLSETTSFSFLMLRTIFLRIGLSFITMPLNTAGLNALPKTLVTHGTAVNNTLRQISGAIGAAVVITIFTAQTTNHAKTLLVETPNAAVETIRTLASILGSSDAYYFMTILAIIAFVLTLFVPSKKG, from the coding sequence ATGTCAGAATCAATCAATAAAAAAGTATTATTAACAGTCTTAATTTTAGGATGTTTTTTATCTACATTAAATCAAACACTGTTAAACGTTGCCTTAAGTAATTTAATGGCTGTATTTTCTGTTTCTGCTACAACTGTTCAGTGGTTATCGACTGGCTTTATGTTGGTAAACGGGGTGCTAGTCCCTATCACTGCCTATTTAATGAAACGCTTTTCTACACGTCAATTATTTATCAGCTCCATGCTATTTTTATTAATAGGCTCTATTTTTTGTGCAGTAGCACCAAACTTCGCCACTTTATTAATTGGTCGTATGATTCAAGCGATTGGAGCAGGAATTATTATGCCCTTGCTAATGAGTATCGTAATGTTTATTTTCCCACCAGAAAGAAGAGGTAGTATGATGGGTTTAATAGGTCTTGCCATGATTTTCGCTCCAGCAATAGCACCAACATTTGCAGGCTTTATTATCGACTATTATTCATGGCGTTGGTTATTTATCGGACTCATCCCCTTTGTTGTAATAATCATTTTTATGGCATGGAAATATTTAATTAATGTCTCAGAAACAGCAAAAACTAAGCTAGATATAGTAAGTGTTATTTTATCAACCATTGGCTTTGGTCTTATTTTATATGGTTTTAGTAATGCAGGAAGCCATGGTTGGGATGATAAAGTCGTCATCGTTTCTATAATTGTGGGAATTGTGACAATAGCTATATTCTGCCTTCGACAAATTAAATCCAGTGATCCGCTTCTAAACTTATCTGTTTTTCAAAATAAAGTATTCACGTTAACGTCTATCATCAATATGATTGTCACAATGATGATGTACGCGGATATGATTTTATTACCAATTTATTTACAAAATGGTAGAGGATTCACTGCATTAGACGCTGGTTTATTATTATTACCTGGTGCTCTCGTAAATGCCTTTATGTCACCTGTTACAGGAAAAATGTATGATCGCTTTGGCGCAAGGCCATTATTTATTATCGGTTTGATTTTTATTATTCCTTCCATGTGGGTAGTTACAGATTTATCGGAAACAACTTCCTTTAGCTTTTTAATGCTACGCACTATTTTCCTACGTATTGGATTAAGCTTTATCACAATGCCATTGAACACAGCTGGTTTGAATGCATTACCGAAAACACTTGTAACACATGGTACAGCAGTCAATAATACCTTGCGCCAAATTTCAGGTGCAATTGGAGCTGCTGTAGTCATTACCATTTTTACAGCACAAACGACAAATCATGCGAAAACATTGCTTGTTGAAACACCAAATGCTGCGGTTGAAACTATCCGCACACTTGCTTCAATTTTAGGTTCAAGTGATGCCTATTATTTCATGACCATCTTAGCAATTATTGCATTTGTTTTAACGTTATTTGTTCCATCTAAAAAAGGATGA
- a CDS encoding MFS transporter, with translation MSEKTISVQTKPPYGMIAILFIGAFVAILNETLLNIALPAIMEEFKVNATAVQWLSTGYMLINGILIPASAFFIQRFTDKKLFIIAMALFTLGTFLASIAPTFGVLLGARMIQAAGSAIMMPLLMNVMLTAFPVEKRGAAMGMFGLVMITAPAIGPTLSGWLIEHYSWRMLFDLVLPIAILTLIFAAFKLKNVTPQRPIKLDVLSLVLSSIGFGGLLYGFSSAGEKGWDNILVYGTIIIGTLALITFILRQLRMDEPMLEFRIFKYPMFALSTTISIVISVAMFSAMILMPIYVQTIRGISPMDSGLLMLPGAIVMGIMSPITGKLFDKYGARTLAVIGLIIIIITTYYFSKIGLHTAYSTLVLLYTLRMFGMSMVMMPVMTNGLNQLPAYNNPHGTAMNNTLQQVSGAIGSAVLITVMNNITTVKAEELAAKAMNNMSANATQSSTQAAAEVQQQIMNEAMLHGINITFFISTLITVIALILAFFIKRVKPNQGIDVQGE, from the coding sequence ATGTCAGAGAAAACAATTTCTGTTCAGACAAAACCGCCATACGGCATGATTGCCATTTTATTTATCGGGGCATTTGTTGCTATTTTGAATGAAACATTATTAAATATTGCTCTTCCAGCTATTATGGAAGAATTCAAGGTCAATGCCACTGCAGTACAATGGCTTTCAACAGGCTATATGCTGATTAATGGGATTTTAATACCTGCAAGTGCGTTCTTCATTCAACGCTTTACTGATAAAAAGCTATTTATTATCGCAATGGCCTTGTTTACTTTGGGAACATTTTTAGCTAGTATTGCACCTACATTTGGCGTGTTATTAGGGGCTCGTATGATTCAAGCTGCAGGATCTGCAATTATGATGCCGTTATTAATGAATGTTATGCTAACTGCATTTCCAGTTGAAAAACGAGGGGCAGCAATGGGGATGTTTGGTCTTGTAATGATTACAGCTCCAGCGATTGGACCGACACTTTCTGGTTGGTTGATCGAGCATTATAGCTGGAGAATGTTATTTGATCTTGTACTGCCAATTGCCATTTTAACCTTAATTTTTGCAGCGTTTAAATTAAAGAATGTCACACCACAACGTCCTATAAAGCTGGATGTACTGTCTCTTGTATTATCTAGTATTGGATTTGGTGGCTTGCTTTATGGCTTCAGCTCAGCAGGGGAAAAAGGATGGGATAATATACTCGTCTACGGTACGATTATTATTGGTACATTAGCTTTAATTACCTTTATCCTTCGTCAATTACGAATGGATGAGCCCATGCTTGAGTTTCGTATTTTCAAATATCCAATGTTCGCCTTATCAACGACCATTTCAATCGTTATTTCGGTTGCAATGTTCTCAGCCATGATCCTAATGCCAATTTATGTCCAAACCATTCGTGGAATTTCACCAATGGATTCTGGCTTGTTAATGCTTCCAGGCGCTATTGTCATGGGAATTATGTCTCCAATTACCGGAAAACTCTTTGATAAATATGGTGCAAGAACCTTGGCAGTAATTGGATTGATCATTATCATTATAACAACTTATTACTTTAGCAAAATCGGTTTGCATACTGCTTATTCTACTCTTGTTCTGCTCTATACTTTACGTATGTTTGGGATGTCAATGGTCATGATGCCAGTAATGACGAATGGTCTAAATCAGTTACCAGCCTATAATAATCCACATGGAACAGCGATGAACAATACACTACAGCAGGTATCTGGTGCTATAGGTTCCGCGGTTTTAATTACCGTCATGAACAATATAACAACTGTAAAAGCAGAGGAATTAGCTGCTAAAGCAATGAATAATATGAGCGCCAATGCAACTCAATCATCTACACAGGCTGCAGCAGAAGTACAACAACAAATTATGAATGAAGCGATGCTACATGGTATTAATATTACCTTCTTTATTTCAACATTGATTACTGTGATTGCTCTTATTCTTGCTTTCTTTATTAAAAGAGTCAAACCTAATCAAGGGATAGACGTTCAAGGGGAATAG
- a CDS encoding TetR/AcrR family transcriptional regulator, giving the protein MTTHKKQDPRAIRSKRVFKEAVVEILIEDPDISKLTVQKIAKRAELNRATFYLHFIDINDLLKQVVYDIFDDLSLKLSPTLQIDDISNQEQLMTFLDYFYKHRKILAVLFEHPGFKRKFHMMLTDLIVIRRDRISAEITLSMDILASSVLGIIMWWLKDGIHFSSEYIADQIIELYR; this is encoded by the coding sequence TTGACCACACATAAAAAACAAGATCCACGAGCTATTCGCTCAAAACGGGTGTTTAAAGAAGCTGTTGTAGAAATATTAATTGAAGACCCGGATATTTCAAAACTGACTGTACAAAAGATTGCTAAGCGTGCTGAGCTAAATCGAGCAACTTTTTATTTACATTTTATAGATATAAATGATTTATTAAAGCAGGTAGTTTACGACATTTTCGACGACCTGTCGTTAAAATTATCTCCAACATTACAAATTGATGATATTAGTAACCAAGAGCAATTAATGACGTTTTTAGATTATTTTTATAAGCATCGAAAGATTTTAGCTGTTCTCTTTGAACACCCTGGTTTCAAAAGAAAATTTCATATGATGTTAACGGATTTGATTGTCATTCGTCGTGACAGGATTTCTGCGGAAATAACCTTATCAATGGATATTCTCGCATCTTCAGTACTGGGAATTATTATGTGGTGGCTTAAAGATGGGATTCATTTTAGCTCTGAATATATCGCTGATCAAATTATTGAGCTATATCGATAA